Proteins from a single region of Allofrancisella inopinata:
- the prfA gene encoding peptide chain release factor 1 encodes MKDSIKSKLQSLVERHEEVSALLSDASVISNQNKFRDLSKEYSNLEPVVKAFKEYSQAQEDKQAAQEMLNEKDQDLVEMAKEELKLAETKIIELEKELQVLLLPRDPNDDANVFLEIRAGTGGDEASIFSGDLFRMYSKYAEQKGWKIEVVSASEGEHGGYKEIITKINGEGVYSQLKFESGAHRVQRVPATESQGRIHTSACTVAVMPEVDEVEGIDINPADLKVDTFRASGAGGQHVNKTDSAIRITHIPTGVVVECQDQRSQHKNRAAAMSMLKSKLLQAEIDKQQKEQSDTRRNLVGSGDRSERIRTYNYPQGRITDHRINLTLYKLDEVMEGYLDSVIQPLVLEHQADLLATMSDE; translated from the coding sequence ATGAAAGATTCTATAAAGTCAAAATTACAAAGCCTTGTAGAAAGGCATGAGGAAGTAAGTGCGTTACTTAGTGATGCCAGTGTTATTTCCAACCAAAACAAATTTAGAGATTTATCAAAAGAGTACTCTAACTTAGAGCCAGTTGTTAAAGCTTTTAAAGAATACTCTCAAGCACAAGAAGATAAGCAAGCAGCACAAGAGATGTTAAATGAGAAGGATCAAGATTTGGTTGAGATGGCAAAAGAGGAATTAAAACTTGCTGAAACTAAAATCATAGAGCTTGAGAAAGAACTACAGGTCTTACTGTTGCCACGTGATCCTAATGATGATGCTAACGTATTTTTAGAAATAAGAGCAGGTACTGGTGGTGATGAAGCTTCTATATTCTCTGGAGATTTATTTAGAATGTATTCTAAATACGCTGAGCAAAAAGGCTGGAAAATAGAAGTTGTGTCGGCTAGTGAGGGTGAGCATGGCGGTTATAAAGAAATAATCACAAAGATAAATGGTGAAGGTGTGTACTCACAGCTTAAATTTGAGTCTGGGGCTCATAGAGTGCAACGTGTTCCGGCTACTGAGTCACAAGGTAGAATCCATACTTCAGCATGTACTGTAGCTGTTATGCCAGAGGTTGATGAGGTTGAGGGTATCGACATTAACCCGGCGGATTTAAAAGTTGATACTTTTAGAGCATCAGGAGCAGGAGGCCAGCATGTTAACAAAACTGACTCTGCAATTAGGATAACACACATCCCAACAGGTGTTGTTGTTGAGTGCCAGGATCAGCGTTCGCAACATAAAAACCGTGCAGCTGCTATGTCGATGTTAAAATCTAAGCTTTTACAAGCTGAGATAGATAAACAACAAAAAGAACAGTCAGATACACGTAGAAATCTGGTTGGTAGCGGTGATAGGTCAGAGAGAATTAGAACTTATAACTACCCTCAGGGAAGGATTACTGATCATCGTATTAACCTTACACTGTATAAACTTGATGAAGTCATGGAAGGTTATTTAGATAGTGTGATTCAACCATTGGTTTTAGAGCATCAAGCTGATCTTTTAGCTACTATGTCAGATGAGTAG
- the prmC gene encoding peptide chain release factor N(5)-glutamine methyltransferase → MSSNLTISNLIKTNLTKFKFSDTATARSDIQTIVCEVLGVDKTYLYMCPEQTLGDQQAKEIEQKISRLSQGEPLAYILGYKYFWKQKLFVTKDTLIPRADTEVLIETILNDINKTVVPDTDPVSLDYKSYVKLKILDLGTGTGAIALALANELSNSQIIAVDFSEKALEVAQINAVANGIDNVKFIKSNWYQALGLEKFDIIVSNPPYIDHDDSNIDFEVKAYEPKSALFAGDEGLADIKIIVTQASKFLVPGGRIYLEHGFSQAEEVARVLQENNFSGIQTIKDLNNKDRCTVGHN, encoded by the coding sequence ATGAGTAGTAATCTAACAATTTCTAATCTAATAAAAACAAATTTAACGAAGTTTAAATTTAGTGATACTGCTACAGCTAGATCTGACATTCAGACGATAGTTTGCGAAGTTTTAGGTGTAGATAAAACTTATCTGTATATGTGCCCTGAGCAAACTTTAGGTGATCAACAAGCTAAAGAAATTGAGCAAAAGATTTCACGTTTAAGCCAAGGTGAGCCATTGGCCTATATATTAGGCTATAAATATTTTTGGAAACAAAAACTATTTGTAACCAAAGATACTCTTATCCCTAGAGCAGATACCGAAGTTTTAATTGAAACGATTTTGAATGATATTAATAAAACAGTCGTTCCGGACACTGACCCGGTATCTCTTGACTATAAGTCTTATGTTAAATTGAAAATATTAGATTTAGGTACAGGCACGGGGGCAATAGCTTTGGCATTAGCTAATGAGCTATCAAATAGTCAAATAATTGCTGTGGACTTTTCTGAAAAGGCTTTAGAGGTTGCCCAAATAAATGCTGTAGCAAATGGTATTGATAACGTTAAATTTATTAAAAGTAATTGGTATCAAGCTTTAGGATTAGAAAAATTTGATATTATAGTTTCAAACCCACCTTATATAGATCATGATGATAGTAATATCGATTTTGAGGTAAAAGCTTATGAACCTAAATCAGCACTTTTTGCTGGCGATGAGGGGTTAGCTGATATAAAAATTATAGTTACTCAAGCATCAAAGTTTTTAGTACCTGGAGGAAGAATATATTTAGAACATGGATTCTCTCAAGCAGAAGAAGTGGCAAGAGTGTTACAAGAAAATAATTTTTCAGGCATCCAAACTATTAAAGATTTGAATAATAAGGATAGGTGTACAGTTGGACATAATTAA
- a CDS encoding DUF3281 family protein, which translates to MNKKLISVIAILTTAPLLSSCGTQEELSEYQIVTSCNDLTCSIALDQVDLLRYTTVLGKDIDRVLKSEPVGATEGTQFDITWSISGGDYATDADMTAAGLTACESDTCSNTANPTGYVFSSPGAKQISVSGVVKLSDGRTINVNQSKSILVGLYSTATYRVPKNSSSTYYNATQMVNDFNNLPSNERAGISSISVDNNNITFTCEEGQYITSAMRDLSSGQKLDFSNLVDQSGSVQFEAGVTFTASYGGTYVRNAEQVSSSVQWTAIACGGIIGS; encoded by the coding sequence GTGAATAAAAAATTAATAAGTGTGATAGCTATATTGACAACAGCTCCATTATTAAGTAGTTGTGGTACACAAGAAGAACTAAGTGAGTATCAGATAGTTACAAGCTGTAATGATCTAACATGTAGTATAGCCTTAGATCAAGTTGATTTACTTAGATATACAACTGTATTAGGTAAAGATATTGATCGAGTACTAAAATCAGAACCTGTAGGGGCTACTGAAGGCACGCAGTTTGATATAACATGGAGTATATCAGGTGGAGATTACGCTACAGATGCAGACATGACAGCTGCTGGGTTAACAGCATGTGAAAGCGATACTTGTTCAAACACAGCTAATCCAACTGGTTACGTATTTAGTTCACCTGGAGCTAAACAAATAAGTGTATCAGGTGTTGTTAAACTAAGTGATGGCCGTACGATTAATGTAAATCAGTCAAAATCTATACTTGTCGGACTTTATTCTACGGCTACATACAGGGTTCCTAAAAACAGTAGTAGTACTTACTATAACGCTACTCAAATGGTGAATGACTTTAATAACCTGCCAAGTAATGAAAGAGCAGGAATTAGTTCTATATCAGTAGATAATAATAATATTACTTTTACATGTGAGGAGGGGCAGTATATTACTTCAGCAATGCGTGATTTATCAAGTGGTCAAAAATTAGATTTTTCAAATTTAGTTGACCAATCAGGTTCAGTACAATTTGAAGCTGGTGTGACGTTCACGGCGTCGTATGGTGGAACTTACGTTAGAAACGCAGAGCAAGTTTCTTCCTCAGTGCAATGGACTGCTATTGCTTGTGGAGGAATAATTGGGTCATAG
- a CDS encoding ubiquitin carboxyl-terminal hydrolase, with the protein MKEYKKYYSKYRNLKQINIEQIKNELDENFKIEPGYKATFAIGDLHGNALKAIRFLIEIGVIDLHQHGLQSIYDRLKSAYNSKNYYSFERNLEEIRFDTSRIKQIKLVFIGGILADIGNSDYMTLLVFQRMKESKIDYTICLSNHDEKFLDLLNKKIKPQFLYKSYDLDSILHYEDTFLENYATAYLPHLKVMEYETIGIKEIVYSHAPCNLETIKEITFAPKGANLHATITKINNYFHDFVINSNQSFTSMWILTTHLHNFVRGIKNTKFPDHNVINVFGHIGNNDTNNQNQVNLYSNFGKDNDPPTGDLKIYSVYKYQTSENSIHHDLYVKEMNELFDDLYVKEMNELFDDLFERRDASKSSSKTSFKAEASDQNYVTCKKRNSIIDIKEIRINILRILEKYLKTNPNNTSKSRNIWLYLKGKNHIGRLEQVYDAIEKSTNINEMRSILQQQKDIFETAMSYSKTKVKGSISERWNKNEVHTWVKNIPKNLNKSEFYKTIDSALKYVNIKLQKASGPRYNSPRASFNHLASPHFNSNSNFFTPLRNVNNTCYINSSLQLLDHINESPNNVFNFPSFSSRDSLNSLVSAFWLPEGQLLNENYSQQDAYDFLSSIMSNSEYRNVCLNNFQILFTITKKLHCTKHKEIEETRITNDEIYIYDLDFIKDTHSTTHCISDMLVRQQSPQKSDVPLICYSCLAEKYGQKENYTLLEENNYKFPGEHSTKISNNPNFFIIRLKRFQWDGYNNYSKNISEIEVDINLNIANKQYKLLAYIIHKGKTSKQGHYYLVSLKKYPKVYKINDEEVKILKENEETELRKQAYIMLYKKI; encoded by the coding sequence ATGAAGGAGTATAAGAAGTATTATTCTAAATATAGAAATTTAAAGCAAATTAATATAGAACAAATAAAAAATGAATTAGATGAAAACTTCAAAATAGAACCTGGTTATAAAGCCACATTTGCTATTGGAGATTTACATGGCAATGCATTAAAAGCTATTAGATTTCTCATTGAAATCGGTGTTATAGATTTGCATCAACATGGTCTACAAAGTATATATGACAGGTTAAAGTCTGCTTATAACAGTAAAAATTATTATTCCTTTGAAAGAAATCTAGAGGAAATTCGATTTGATACCAGTCGCATTAAACAGATAAAATTAGTTTTTATTGGTGGTATTTTGGCTGATATAGGAAATTCCGACTATATGACTCTGCTAGTTTTCCAAAGAATGAAAGAATCTAAAATCGATTATACTATATGTCTCTCAAACCATGATGAGAAGTTTCTTGATTTACTAAACAAGAAAATAAAGCCTCAATTCCTGTATAAATCTTATGATTTAGATTCAATACTTCACTATGAAGATACATTCCTAGAGAATTATGCTACAGCTTACTTACCGCATTTAAAAGTTATGGAATATGAAACTATAGGAATCAAAGAAATAGTTTACTCTCATGCTCCCTGCAATCTTGAAACAATTAAGGAAATTACTTTTGCTCCAAAAGGAGCAAACCTACATGCTACGATAACTAAAATCAATAATTATTTCCATGACTTTGTCATTAATAGTAATCAATCATTTACCAGCATGTGGATACTGACTACTCATCTTCACAACTTCGTACGGGGTATAAAAAATACTAAGTTTCCTGATCATAATGTTATAAACGTTTTTGGTCATATAGGTAACAACGACACCAACAACCAAAATCAGGTAAATTTATATTCAAATTTTGGCAAAGATAATGATCCTCCTACAGGTGACTTAAAAATATACTCTGTTTACAAATATCAAACTTCTGAAAACTCCATTCACCACGATCTCTATGTTAAGGAAATGAATGAGCTATTTGACGATCTCTATGTTAAGGAAATGAATGAGCTATTTGACGATCTCTTTGAGCGTAGAGACGCAAGTAAAAGCTCTAGTAAGACCTCATTTAAAGCTGAAGCTAGTGACCAAAACTATGTTACTTGTAAAAAACGAAATAGCATTATAGATATTAAAGAAATTAGAATAAATATTTTGAGAATATTAGAAAAATACTTAAAAACCAACCCTAATAATACCTCAAAGTCTAGAAATATATGGTTATATCTTAAAGGTAAAAACCATATAGGTCGCCTAGAACAAGTTTATGACGCAATAGAAAAATCAACCAATATAAATGAAATGCGAAGCATTTTGCAACAGCAAAAGGACATATTTGAAACTGCAATGTCATATTCCAAAACCAAAGTAAAAGGTAGCATTTCTGAGCGTTGGAATAAGAACGAAGTTCATACCTGGGTAAAGAATATACCCAAAAATTTAAACAAATCAGAGTTTTATAAAACCATTGATAGTGCGCTTAAATATGTAAATATAAAGCTGCAGAAGGCCTCTGGTCCACGCTATAATTCACCTCGAGCTTCTTTTAATCATCTTGCTTCCCCCCACTTTAATAGCAATAGTAATTTTTTCACACCATTACGCAACGTTAATAATACTTGTTACATAAACTCATCTTTACAGCTATTAGACCATATAAATGAATCTCCTAACAACGTTTTCAATTTCCCATCTTTTTCTTCAAGAGATAGTTTAAATTCTTTAGTATCAGCTTTTTGGCTGCCTGAAGGCCAATTGTTAAATGAAAATTATTCACAGCAGGATGCTTATGATTTTTTATCTTCAATTATGAGTAACTCTGAATATAGAAATGTTTGTCTAAATAATTTTCAAATACTGTTTACTATAACAAAAAAACTTCACTGTACAAAACATAAAGAGATAGAAGAAACTAGAATAACAAATGATGAGATTTATATTTATGACCTAGATTTTATTAAAGATACACATTCGACTACACACTGTATATCAGATATGTTAGTTCGTCAACAAAGCCCACAAAAAAGTGATGTTCCACTAATTTGTTATAGTTGTCTAGCTGAGAAATATGGACAAAAAGAAAATTATACACTTCTAGAAGAAAATAATTATAAATTTCCAGGAGAGCACTCTACTAAAATTTCTAACAACCCTAATTTTTTTATTATAAGATTAAAAAGGTTTCAGTGGGATGGCTATAATAATTACTCAAAAAATATAAGTGAAATTGAAGTAGATATAAATTTAAATATTGCGAATAAGCAATATAAATTATTAGCCTATATTATTCATAAAGGAAAGACCTCTAAACAGGGACATTACTATTTAGTTTCACTCAAAAAATATCCGAAGGTGTATAAGATTAATGATGAAGAAGTAAAAATCTTAAAAGAAAATGAAGAAACAGAACTAAGAAAACAAGCATATATAATGCTGTATAAAAAGATATAA
- a CDS encoding YraN family protein gives MKKTTKIGNKAELEACKFLKSQGLQILVQNFKVLPYGEIDIIALDKNTLVFIEVKYRGPTTFAKAEEMITYSKQKKLINTANIFLKRNSKYENYECRFDVIAINNNDINWVENAFIA, from the coding sequence ATGAAAAAAACCACAAAAATTGGTAATAAAGCAGAATTAGAAGCTTGTAAATTTTTAAAGTCTCAAGGTCTGCAAATTTTAGTGCAAAACTTCAAAGTTTTGCCTTACGGTGAAATTGACATTATTGCATTAGACAAAAATACCCTCGTTTTTATTGAAGTCAAATATAGAGGCCCTACAACTTTTGCTAAAGCTGAAGAGATGATAACTTATTCTAAACAAAAAAAGCTTATAAACACTGCCAACATTTTTCTAAAGAGAAATTCAAAGTATGAAAATTATGAGTGCCGGTTTGATGTAATTGCTATAAATAATAATGACATTAACTGGGTAGAGAATGCTTTTATAGCATAA
- a CDS encoding M3 family metallopeptidase, translated as MNSILKHSSLPDLANFQEHEVKSAIDTAIEQAQNNLKNTLKAKNISWETLLKLEEDDEKITQAFSTISHMNAVCNTKELRESYEYAVTKLTNFYTKVGQNKELLSFYQKVQNQDLNSEQAQAVRKAIVGFEMSGVNLEEAKRQRLLEISEELAQLASKFENNVLDATMDWVYTTDNDEDLSGLPETTIQVAKDKTKQKRLSSKYALGIDIPTYLAVMQQADKRELREIFYKAYSTKASKEASNISFDNDETIEKILKLRIEKSQILGFNNYAEYSLFTKMAETPEQVLELLNKLLDKSKLQAKRELEELCTFAKENGLKDELKPWDTAYYAEKLKKAKYDFTAEELREYFPLEKVQLGLFKILNCIYGLEIKENTSYKKYIPEQQTFDFFKNDKYIGSIICDLFARDNKRGGAWMDSSRTAFIKSDGKTQNPVAYVTCNFLPPSKQGANLTHNDVVTLFHEFGHALHHILSKVSIPSISGTNGVEWDAVELPSQFMENFCWCEEGLNLISGSRDGKKLSKEQINKLVGTRHFHSALMMVRQLEFGIFDMNIHFKKLTSINMVQTELDAVRKKIDLLPVPNYNKFQNSFSHIFAGGYAAGYYSYKWAEILSSDVFSRFEKEGVLSDKVGQELLENIISKGSSRDAMDNFVAFMGRKPSEEALLRHSGINN; from the coding sequence ATGAATTCAATACTAAAACACTCTAGCTTGCCAGATTTAGCCAATTTTCAAGAGCATGAAGTAAAATCAGCTATAGATACTGCTATAGAACAAGCTCAAAATAATCTAAAAAATACTTTGAAAGCTAAAAATATAAGTTGGGAAACTCTCTTAAAACTAGAAGAAGACGATGAAAAAATCACCCAAGCCTTTTCAACCATTTCTCATATGAATGCTGTATGTAATACTAAAGAATTACGAGAAAGCTATGAATATGCTGTAACTAAACTTACAAACTTTTATACAAAAGTAGGACAAAATAAAGAATTACTAAGCTTTTATCAGAAAGTGCAAAATCAAGATTTAAATTCCGAGCAAGCACAAGCTGTACGTAAAGCTATTGTTGGTTTTGAGATGTCAGGAGTAAACCTTGAAGAAGCTAAAAGACAAAGACTACTAGAAATATCAGAAGAACTGGCCCAACTAGCTAGCAAATTTGAAAATAATGTTTTAGATGCTACTATGGATTGGGTTTACACTACTGATAACGATGAAGACTTAAGTGGATTACCAGAAACTACTATTCAAGTAGCTAAGGATAAAACTAAACAAAAAAGATTAAGCTCAAAATATGCTCTTGGCATAGATATCCCAACATATTTAGCGGTGATGCAACAAGCTGATAAGAGAGAGTTACGAGAAATATTCTATAAAGCATACTCGACAAAAGCCTCTAAAGAAGCTAGTAATATTAGCTTTGATAATGATGAAACTATTGAGAAAATTCTAAAATTACGTATCGAAAAATCACAAATTTTAGGTTTTAATAATTATGCTGAATATTCACTGTTTACAAAGATGGCTGAAACCCCAGAACAAGTTTTAGAACTTTTAAATAAACTTTTAGACAAATCAAAACTACAAGCAAAGAGAGAGCTAGAAGAGTTATGTACCTTCGCTAAAGAAAATGGTTTAAAAGATGAACTAAAACCTTGGGATACAGCATACTACGCTGAAAAACTTAAAAAAGCTAAATATGATTTCACAGCCGAAGAGCTAAGAGAATATTTCCCTCTAGAAAAGGTACAACTTGGTTTATTTAAAATCCTTAATTGTATATATGGTTTAGAGATAAAAGAAAATACTTCTTATAAAAAATATATCCCTGAACAACAAACTTTTGATTTTTTCAAAAACGATAAATATATAGGTAGTATAATTTGTGACTTATTTGCTAGAGATAATAAACGTGGTGGTGCTTGGATGGATAGCTCTCGCACAGCATTTATAAAATCTGACGGTAAAACACAAAATCCTGTTGCTTATGTAACTTGTAACTTTCTACCACCATCTAAACAAGGTGCTAATCTAACTCATAACGATGTTGTTACACTATTTCATGAATTTGGTCATGCTTTACATCATATTTTATCAAAAGTTAGTATTCCTTCAATATCTGGGACAAATGGTGTTGAATGGGATGCTGTAGAGCTTCCAAGCCAATTTATGGAAAACTTCTGCTGGTGCGAAGAAGGACTAAACTTAATCTCAGGCTCACGTGATGGTAAAAAGCTTTCTAAAGAGCAAATAAATAAACTAGTCGGAACACGACATTTTCATTCAGCATTAATGATGGTTAGACAGTTAGAGTTTGGTATTTTTGATATGAATATTCATTTTAAAAAGTTAACTAGTATAAATATGGTACAAACAGAGCTAGACGCTGTTCGTAAAAAAATAGACCTACTTCCAGTGCCAAACTACAATAAATTCCAAAATAGTTTTTCACACATTTTTGCTGGTGGGTATGCAGCTGGATACTATAGTTACAAATGGGCAGAAATCCTCTCTTCTGATGTCTTCTCTCGCTTTGAAAAAGAAGGTGTTTTAAGCGATAAAGTCGGACAAGAATTACTAGAGAATATTATTTCAAAAGGATCATCTCGTGATGCTATGGATAATTTTGTGGCATTTATGGGTAGAAAACCTAGTGAAGAGGCATTACTAAGGCATAGCGGAATTAACAATTAA
- a CDS encoding Mth938-like domain-containing protein, protein MMSLQEDKITAPIFFKEYINGFFKLNIGEYNYPLILSANKMIEYDEKITSINDIKKSHLKLILKTNPEIVILGTGNKQVLPPIEVINELAKVGKSVDFMASDIACKTYNLLVNENRIVSCIII, encoded by the coding sequence ATGATGAGTTTACAAGAAGATAAAATTACAGCCCCAATTTTTTTCAAAGAATATATAAATGGCTTTTTTAAGCTTAATATAGGTGAGTATAACTATCCACTGATTTTATCCGCTAATAAGATGATAGAATACGATGAAAAGATAACTTCGATTAATGATATTAAGAAATCTCATTTAAAGTTAATACTTAAAACTAATCCAGAGATTGTAATTTTAGGTACAGGCAATAAACAAGTTTTACCTCCTATAGAGGTTATAAACGAATTAGCTAAAGTCGGTAAAAGTGTTGATTTTATGGCTAGTGATATTGCTTGTAAAACCTATAACTTACTTGTTAATGAAAATCGTATTGTAAGCTGTATAATTATTTAA
- a CDS encoding TUL4 family lipoprotein translates to MKKVIKLGVFSLSVMALAGCSTLGSDSPSATGSQDKAKAPDVSSSSTAPTAKVSLKQSSQDKIVAIIVTNYNNNPEGSVKLQWKAPSDTNCYDTSFPITKYGEKNDKTWASVETKQAGKYCKGTWTANVVYDKHVIATDSITI, encoded by the coding sequence ATGAAAAAAGTAATTAAGTTGGGAGTTTTTTCTCTATCAGTTATGGCGTTAGCAGGTTGTTCTACACTTGGGTCAGATAGTCCAAGTGCTACTGGTAGCCAAGATAAGGCTAAAGCTCCAGACGTAAGCTCATCAAGTACAGCTCCTACTGCAAAAGTAAGCTTAAAACAGAGCTCACAAGATAAAATTGTAGCAATAATAGTTACAAATTATAATAACAATCCAGAAGGTAGTGTTAAGCTACAATGGAAGGCTCCAAGTGACACTAATTGTTATGATACTAGTTTCCCTATTACAAAATACGGTGAGAAAAATGATAAAACTTGGGCATCTGTAGAAACTAAGCAAGCTGGTAAGTATTGTAAAGGTACATGGACAGCAAATGTTGTTTATGACAAGCATGTAATCGCTACTGATTCTATTACTATATAA
- a CDS encoding TUL4 family lipoprotein: MKKILLFCLVSIGLVSCSTYNSFIDKLYSHDDAVSVNPDDTLENPDQDGEAVAYDTPTASLTLKYKPATHEIDARMVTNWNGAPQGTVYLTWFAPKDTDCYSTSFPIAKFKETEDYTVDSQSVLSDDKVCAGTWKAVVVNKSDNSELAKASVIIG, from the coding sequence ATGAAGAAAATATTGTTATTTTGTTTGGTAAGTATTGGTTTGGTAAGTTGCAGTACTTATAATTCTTTTATAGATAAGCTTTATAGTCATGATGATGCTGTGTCAGTAAATCCAGATGATACTTTAGAGAATCCGGACCAAGATGGTGAAGCTGTAGCTTATGATACTCCTACAGCTTCCTTAACACTTAAGTATAAGCCGGCTACTCATGAGATAGATGCTCGTATGGTTACTAATTGGAATGGAGCTCCTCAAGGCACGGTATATTTAACTTGGTTTGCTCCAAAAGATACAGATTGTTATAGTACATCTTTCCCTATTGCTAAATTTAAAGAAACAGAAGACTATACTGTTGACAGTCAAAGTGTTCTTAGTGATGATAAGGTATGTGCGGGTACTTGGAAAGCTGTAGTAGTAAATAAATCTGATAATTCAGAATTAGCTAAAGCTTCTGTGATAATAGGATGA